The Sphingopyxis fribergensis genome contains a region encoding:
- a CDS encoding M48 family metalloprotease — MSWKTGKKLAAVLALGGLAATGAADAQLKAIKTATSISSAERKQGTDAHPQLMAEFGGAYNGPQAAYVNRVGQNIAVQSGLSRSASDFTVTLLNSPVNNAFAIPGGYVYVTRQLMALMNDEAELAGVLGHEVGHVAAQHSKKRQSAATRNQILGVLGAVLGGAIGDNGGLLGGLGGLLQNNSLKVAQLATLGFSRSQELQADQLGVQYLRSAGYDPLALSTMLTSLANQTTLEARLSGGDARSLPEWASTHPDPASRVRNAQSLANRAGGNGGTRNADAFLASVDNVLYGDDPAQGVVEGRDFLHPDLKLRFTVPNGYGMQNGADAVSVSGNGGQAQFTTGPYSGDMNAYIAAAFKAIAGNAAISPGAIQRTTVNGIPASYSTARVNSQSGQVDVTIFAYEFSRERAFHFVTLTQAGGSGVFNSMFNSVRRLSTSEAAAIKPRRIDVVTVGRGDTVATLARRMAYSNYQAERFQVLNRLTASSRLTPGQRVKIVVYASR; from the coding sequence ATGAGCTGGAAGACCGGGAAAAAACTGGCGGCAGTGCTGGCGTTGGGCGGTCTTGCCGCGACCGGCGCGGCCGACGCGCAGTTGAAGGCGATCAAGACCGCGACGAGCATTTCGTCCGCCGAGCGCAAGCAGGGTACCGACGCGCACCCGCAGCTGATGGCCGAATTCGGCGGCGCCTATAATGGTCCGCAGGCCGCTTATGTGAACCGTGTCGGGCAGAATATTGCCGTTCAGTCGGGACTGTCGCGTAGCGCAAGCGATTTTACCGTCACCCTGCTCAATTCGCCGGTGAACAACGCCTTCGCGATCCCCGGCGGCTATGTCTATGTCACACGCCAGCTGATGGCGCTGATGAACGACGAGGCCGAACTTGCCGGCGTGCTGGGGCACGAGGTCGGGCATGTCGCGGCGCAGCACAGCAAGAAGCGCCAGTCGGCGGCGACGCGCAACCAGATCCTCGGTGTGCTCGGCGCGGTGCTCGGCGGCGCGATCGGCGACAATGGCGGACTGCTCGGCGGGCTCGGCGGACTGCTCCAGAATAATTCGCTGAAGGTCGCACAACTCGCGACGCTCGGCTTTTCGCGCAGCCAGGAATTGCAGGCCGACCAGCTCGGCGTCCAATATCTCCGCAGCGCGGGTTACGACCCGCTGGCGCTGTCGACGATGCTGACCAGCCTCGCCAACCAGACGACGCTCGAGGCGCGCCTGTCGGGCGGCGACGCGCGTTCGCTCCCCGAATGGGCGAGCACTCACCCCGATCCCGCTTCACGCGTGCGCAACGCCCAGTCGCTGGCGAACCGCGCGGGCGGCAACGGCGGGACGCGCAATGCCGACGCGTTCCTCGCCTCGGTCGACAATGTGCTTTACGGCGACGATCCGGCGCAGGGCGTGGTCGAAGGGCGTGATTTCCTGCACCCCGACCTCAAGCTGCGCTTCACGGTGCCGAACGGTTACGGAATGCAGAATGGCGCCGACGCGGTGTCGGTCAGCGGCAACGGCGGGCAAGCGCAATTCACGACCGGTCCGTACAGCGGCGACATGAATGCCTATATCGCCGCCGCCTTCAAGGCCATCGCTGGCAATGCCGCGATCAGCCCCGGCGCGATCCAGCGCACGACGGTGAACGGCATTCCGGCGTCCTATTCGACCGCGCGGGTGAATAGCCAGTCGGGGCAGGTCGATGTGACCATCTTCGCCTATGAATTTTCGCGTGAGCGCGCGTTCCACTTCGTCACCTTGACGCAGGCGGGCGGCAGCGGCGTGTTCAATTCGATGTTCAATAGCGTCCGGCGCCTGAGCACTTCGGAAGCGGCGGCGATCAAGCCGCGGCGGATCGATGTCGTGACCGTCGGGCGCGGCGATACCGTCGCCACGCTGGCGCGGCGCATGGCGTACAGCAATTATCAGGCGGAACGGTTCCAGGTGCTCAACCGCCTGACCGCATCGAGCCGCCTGACCCCGGGGCAGCGCGTGAAGATCGTCGTGTACGCAAGCCGGTAA
- a CDS encoding tyrosine recombinase: MMAAERGASRNTLAAYRRDLEQAAEWVKGPLGDANAADLRKLMADYQSLVASSAARKLSALRQFFAFLLDEGERADNPALDIARPTTRRPLPRILTHDHVERLFAQAEEEAAGEAPPAAAVRMLLLLELLYGSGLRASELVSLPRRAMAGEREYLIIRGKGDKERLVPLSERARTVLDRWVPFLTEVSPWLFPSGKAHISRVRLFQMLRDLAGRAGVDPTAVSPHVLRHAFATHLLEGGADLRALQLMLGHADIATTEIYTHVDSRRLVELVNQRHPLARMDGAHPKVDVTPPSS, from the coding sequence ATGATGGCGGCCGAGCGTGGCGCCTCGCGCAACACGCTTGCCGCCTACCGCCGCGATCTGGAGCAGGCGGCGGAGTGGGTGAAGGGCCCGCTGGGCGATGCCAATGCGGCCGACTTGCGCAAATTGATGGCGGATTATCAATCGCTTGTAGCGAGTAGCGCGGCGCGTAAGTTGTCGGCGCTGCGCCAGTTTTTTGCCTTCCTGCTCGATGAGGGCGAGCGCGCCGACAATCCGGCGCTCGATATCGCGCGGCCGACGACGCGCCGCCCGCTTCCGCGCATCCTGACCCATGATCATGTCGAGCGGCTATTCGCTCAGGCCGAAGAGGAAGCGGCGGGAGAAGCGCCGCCGGCCGCGGCGGTGCGGATGCTGCTGCTGCTCGAACTTCTTTACGGGTCGGGCCTGCGCGCCAGCGAGCTGGTGTCGCTGCCGCGCCGCGCGATGGCGGGCGAGCGCGAGTATCTGATCATCCGCGGCAAGGGCGACAAGGAGCGGCTGGTCCCGCTGTCCGAACGCGCACGGACCGTCCTCGATCGCTGGGTGCCCTTCCTCACCGAAGTATCACCCTGGCTGTTCCCGTCGGGCAAGGCGCATATTTCCCGCGTGCGGCTGTTCCAGATGCTGCGCGACCTCGCGGGCCGTGCAGGGGTCGACCCGACCGCAGTCAGCCCGCATGTGCTGCGCCATGCCTTTGCCACGCATCTGCTCGAGGGTGGGGCCGATCTGCGCGCGCTGCAATTGATGCTGGGGCACGCGGATATTGCGACGACCGAAATTTACACGCATGTCGACAGCCGCCGCCTTGTCGAGCTGGTCAACCAGCGGCATCCGCTCGCGCGGATGGATGGTGCCCACCCCAAAGTTGACGTTACGCCGCCATCGTCCTAG
- a CDS encoding Flp family type IVb pilin has protein sequence MRSTRAATAVEYGLILALIFLAAVVSVGNFANSANGMWNSISKAAENNM, from the coding sequence ATGCGGTCGACCAGGGCCGCCACAGCCGTCGAATATGGGCTGATTCTGGCCCTTATCTTTTTGGCGGCCGTCGTTTCGGTGGGCAATTTCGCCAACTCCGCCAACGGCATGTGGAACAGTATCTCGAAAGCCGCCGAAAATAATATGTAG
- a CDS encoding acetyl-CoA carboxylase carboxyltransferase subunit alpha encodes MTAFLDFEKQVAALDRQIAELREMGDDPSLNIDNDIAQLEDKSSKLLRDIYSKLTPWQKTQVARHPDRPHFKHYVAGLFDDWMPLAGDRNFGDDQAILGGMARFRGRRVMVIGHEKGDDIPSRMKHNFGMAKPEGYRKAIRLMQLADRFGLPVVTLVDTSGAFPGIQAEERGQAEAIARSTEQCLALGVPMVAAVVGEGGSGGAIALAAANRVLMFEHAVYSVISPEGCASILWRTSDKAADAAAAMKMSAQDLLGLKIIDRIVTEPVGGAHRAPDVAIAALGDAIAQELDALAGLPRETLLAAREDKFLAMGRA; translated from the coding sequence ATGACAGCCTTTCTGGACTTCGAAAAACAGGTCGCGGCGCTCGATCGGCAGATTGCCGAACTGCGCGAAATGGGGGACGACCCCTCGCTCAACATCGACAATGATATTGCACAGCTCGAGGATAAGTCTTCCAAATTGCTGCGCGATATCTATTCGAAACTGACGCCTTGGCAAAAGACGCAAGTCGCGCGCCACCCCGACCGCCCGCATTTCAAACATTATGTCGCCGGCCTCTTCGACGACTGGATGCCGCTGGCGGGCGACCGCAATTTCGGCGACGATCAGGCTATTTTGGGCGGGATGGCGCGGTTCCGCGGCCGTCGCGTGATGGTCATCGGCCACGAAAAGGGCGACGATATTCCGTCGCGCATGAAGCATAATTTCGGGATGGCGAAGCCCGAGGGCTATCGCAAGGCGATCCGCCTGATGCAGCTGGCCGACCGGTTCGGACTGCCGGTGGTGACGTTGGTCGACACCTCGGGCGCCTTTCCGGGAATCCAGGCCGAAGAACGCGGCCAGGCCGAAGCGATCGCGCGTTCGACCGAACAATGCCTGGCGCTCGGCGTGCCGATGGTTGCCGCCGTGGTCGGCGAGGGCGGCTCGGGCGGCGCGATTGCGCTTGCCGCCGCGAACCGCGTGCTGATGTTCGAACATGCCGTCTATTCGGTGATTTCGCCCGAAGGCTGTGCCTCGATCCTGTGGCGCACGTCGGACAAGGCGGCTGATGCCGCCGCCGCGATGAAGATGTCGGCGCAGGATCTGCTCGGGCTCAAAATTATCGACCGGATCGTCACCGAACCCGTCGGCGGAGCGCATCGCGCGCCCGACGTCGCGATTGCGGCGCTCGGCGATGCGATCGCACAGGAACTCGATGCGCTTGCCGGGCTGCCGCGCGAGACATTGCTCGCCGCGCGCGAGGATAAATTCCTAGCAATGGGCCGCGCTTAG
- the grxC gene encoding glutaredoxin 3 translates to MAKIEVFTKFLCPYCSRAKALLERKGVEYQEIDLTMDRAGFDAMVERAGGARTVPQIFIDGKHIGGSDDMAALDARGGLDPLLGLG, encoded by the coding sequence ATGGCCAAGATCGAAGTATTTACCAAATTCCTCTGCCCCTATTGCTCGCGCGCCAAGGCGTTGCTCGAGCGCAAGGGCGTCGAGTATCAGGAAATCGACCTGACGATGGACCGGGCCGGGTTCGACGCGATGGTCGAACGCGCGGGTGGCGCGCGCACCGTCCCGCAGATATTCATCGACGGAAAACATATCGGCGGCAGCGACGACATGGCGGCGCTCGACGCGCGGGGCGGGCTCGATCCGCTGTTGGGACTGGGCTGA
- a CDS encoding (deoxy)nucleoside triphosphate pyrophosphohydrolase, whose translation MSATDPGKPPKTPLIVVAAALVDRDGRLLVQQRPEGLSMAGLWEFPGGKLEPGETPEQALIRELGEELAIDVDHACLAPACFASEPLGDRHLLLLLYVCRKWRGTPVAQHASALRWVRPVELHGLAMPPADKPLIGLLEALV comes from the coding sequence TTGTCCGCTACCGACCCCGGAAAACCGCCAAAAACGCCGCTGATCGTCGTGGCCGCGGCGCTTGTCGACCGTGACGGGAGGCTGCTGGTCCAGCAGCGCCCCGAAGGTCTGTCGATGGCCGGGCTCTGGGAGTTTCCCGGCGGCAAGCTGGAGCCCGGCGAAACGCCCGAACAGGCGCTGATCCGCGAACTGGGCGAGGAACTCGCGATCGATGTCGATCATGCGTGCCTTGCGCCCGCCTGTTTCGCGAGCGAGCCGCTCGGCGACCGGCATCTGCTGCTGTTGCTCTATGTCTGCCGGAAATGGCGCGGAACGCCGGTGGCGCAGCATGCCAGCGCGCTGCGCTGGGTGCGCCCGGTCGAACTGCACGGGCTTGCTATGCCGCCCGCCGACAAGCCGCTGATCGGCTTGCTGGAGGCGCTGGTCTAG
- a CDS encoding cation:proton antiporter domain-containing protein, producing the protein MNLLALTAAAAAEAAEKVGEAATDTALVEGAILLGVATLFVLIFRRLGLGAVLGYLIAGAVVGPHGLGLVGGGESKLAFAELGIAFLLFLVGLELSPRRLWDMRRAIFGLGLMQVVVTGLILTGLIYLTLGFSPAASLALGLPLALSSTAQVLPGLKSSGRINSPFGEKAFSILLFQDLAIVPMITIVAVLSRAPADPSAPSGWQMAFFTLWAIVVLVLAGRFIVNPLLRIVGRYGERELFVIVGLLTILASAALMHSLHLSTALGAFIAGVMLADSPYRHEIESDVEPFRLILLGLFFLAVGMVLDIGAVMERPLLVLTLALGLVAVKVVVLTLIVRAFGKSWQAALGLGLLLSQGGEFGFLLFAQAADALLIEPEAASLFSAVVTLSMVTTPFLMLFARNLEFSPGADEPDLDDPEGAPRGSAIVVGYGRFGQIVSQMLHGVACSVTLIDKKPSQIELSSRFDTKVYFGDGLRIDLLRRAGAEEARLIIFCIDDASVDAAALKPIVEAFPNAKILMRVFDRRQLLAIDGAGVDTVVREVFESSIAMGLTALRYLDVDPSEMDDVEATLRHLDETRLQAQLDGGDLSAGMDHRFKPGGGREADSVLEKFRRKRLAAKIAREEDEAMGLTSES; encoded by the coding sequence ATGAACTTGCTCGCGCTCACGGCGGCTGCCGCTGCCGAAGCCGCCGAAAAGGTCGGCGAGGCCGCGACCGATACCGCACTGGTCGAAGGTGCGATCCTGCTCGGCGTCGCGACTTTATTCGTGCTGATCTTTCGCCGACTCGGCCTTGGCGCCGTGCTCGGTTACCTGATCGCGGGTGCGGTCGTCGGTCCGCATGGACTCGGGCTCGTCGGCGGCGGCGAATCGAAGCTCGCCTTTGCCGAACTGGGCATCGCCTTCCTCCTTTTCCTCGTCGGGCTCGAACTGTCGCCGCGTCGGCTCTGGGACATGCGCCGCGCGATCTTCGGACTCGGCCTGATGCAGGTCGTGGTGACCGGGCTCATTCTCACCGGGCTCATCTATCTGACGCTCGGATTCAGCCCGGCAGCCTCGCTCGCGCTCGGCCTTCCGCTCGCGCTCTCGTCGACCGCACAGGTGCTGCCGGGGCTCAAAAGCTCGGGCCGGATCAATTCGCCCTTTGGCGAGAAAGCCTTCTCGATCCTTTTGTTCCAGGATCTCGCGATCGTCCCGATGATCACGATCGTCGCGGTGCTGTCGCGCGCGCCCGCCGATCCCTCGGCACCATCCGGGTGGCAGATGGCGTTCTTCACCTTGTGGGCGATCGTCGTACTGGTGCTGGCTGGCCGCTTCATCGTCAATCCGCTGCTCCGCATCGTCGGCCGGTACGGCGAGCGCGAACTGTTTGTCATCGTCGGGCTGCTGACCATTCTTGCCAGCGCCGCGCTGATGCACAGCCTGCACCTGTCGACCGCGCTTGGCGCGTTCATCGCCGGCGTGATGCTCGCGGATTCGCCTTATCGGCACGAGATCGAATCTGACGTTGAACCCTTCCGCCTGATCCTGCTCGGCCTCTTTTTCCTCGCGGTCGGCATGGTGCTCGACATCGGGGCGGTGATGGAACGTCCGTTGCTCGTCCTGACGCTGGCGCTCGGATTGGTGGCGGTGAAGGTCGTCGTGCTGACGTTGATCGTGAGGGCATTCGGAAAGAGCTGGCAGGCCGCGCTCGGCCTTGGCCTGTTGCTCAGCCAGGGCGGCGAATTCGGTTTCCTGCTCTTCGCGCAAGCGGCGGACGCCCTGCTTATCGAGCCCGAGGCCGCAAGCCTGTTCAGCGCGGTGGTGACGCTGTCGATGGTGACGACGCCGTTCCTGATGCTGTTCGCGCGCAATCTGGAGTTTTCGCCCGGAGCCGACGAGCCCGATCTCGACGATCCCGAGGGCGCGCCGCGCGGATCGGCGATCGTCGTCGGCTATGGCCGTTTTGGCCAGATCGTGTCGCAAATGCTGCATGGCGTCGCCTGTTCGGTGACGCTGATCGACAAGAAACCGAGCCAGATCGAGCTGTCGAGCCGCTTCGACACGAAAGTCTATTTCGGCGACGGGCTGCGGATCGACCTGCTCCGCCGCGCGGGGGCCGAAGAGGCGCGGCTGATCATTTTCTGCATCGACGATGCGTCGGTCGATGCCGCGGCGCTCAAGCCGATCGTCGAGGCGTTCCCGAATGCGAAGATTTTGATGCGTGTTTTCGATCGCCGCCAGCTACTCGCGATCGACGGCGCGGGCGTCGATACGGTCGTGCGCGAGGTCTTCGAGAGCTCGATCGCGATGGGGCTGACGGCGCTGCGCTATCTCGATGTCGATCCAAGCGAGATGGACGATGTCGAGGCGACGTTGCGCCATCTCGACGAAACGCGGCTGCAGGCGCAGCTTGACGGGGGCGACCTGTCGGCGGGCATGGATCATCGCTTCAAGCCGGGCGGCGGGCGCGAGGCCGATAGCGTGCTCGAAAAATTCCGGCGCAAACGGCTCGCGGCGAAGATCGCGCGCGAAGAAGATGAGGCGATGGGGCTGACGAGCGAGAGCTAG
- a CDS encoding ComF family protein, protein MATTTGDVEKDGAPAGAWLGSLRAAGRAIVDYALPPRCPGCGVIVGEDRQFCLTCWSSLDFLDGPSCSRCSIPLPTALPGAPIVCGACLASPPPFDGAPAAVAYGPVARTVALRLKYGRRTGHARLMARLMARRLATLGAIDDMLLVPVPLHRWRLWSRGFNQAALVADELARLTGAARDHHLLLRVKSTASLRGKGRRERERIVAGAFTLATGAKARVAGRHLVLVDDVHASGATLRAAAKMLNRSGAARVSALSWARVVPDALMSGNIFDFASLDSDMTNEG, encoded by the coding sequence ATGGCGACGACGACGGGGGATGTCGAAAAAGACGGCGCGCCGGCCGGAGCGTGGCTGGGGAGCTTGCGTGCCGCGGGGCGCGCGATCGTCGATTATGCGCTGCCGCCGCGCTGCCCCGGATGCGGGGTGATCGTCGGCGAAGATCGCCAGTTTTGCCTGACCTGCTGGTCCTCGCTCGACTTCCTCGATGGCCCCTCCTGCTCGCGCTGCTCGATCCCGCTGCCGACGGCCTTGCCCGGCGCGCCGATCGTCTGTGGCGCGTGCCTTGCCAGCCCGCCGCCCTTCGACGGCGCGCCGGCTGCAGTCGCTTATGGTCCCGTTGCGCGCACCGTGGCGCTGCGCCTCAAATATGGGCGGCGCACCGGGCACGCGCGGTTGATGGCGCGGTTGATGGCGCGGCGGCTCGCGACGCTGGGGGCGATCGACGATATGCTGCTGGTGCCGGTGCCGCTGCATCGCTGGCGGCTGTGGTCGCGCGGGTTCAATCAGGCGGCGCTGGTCGCCGACGAACTGGCACGGCTGACCGGCGCGGCGCGCGACCATCATCTGCTGCTGCGCGTCAAGTCGACTGCGTCGCTGCGCGGCAAGGGACGGCGCGAACGCGAGCGGATCGTCGCGGGGGCCTTTACGCTGGCCACGGGCGCAAAGGCGCGCGTGGCGGGCCGCCATCTGGTGCTGGTCGACGACGTCCATGCCAGCGGCGCGACCCTGCGCGCGGCGGCGAAAATGCTCAATCGGAGCGGTGCAGCGCGTGTATCGGCGTTAAGCTGGGCGCGTGTCGTTCCCGATGCGCTGATGAGCGGCAACATATTTGACTTTGCTTCGTTGGATTCCGATATGACGAATGAAGGATGA
- a CDS encoding DUF1178 family protein translates to MIVFDLCCAGDHRFEAWFANSDSFGDQQTRGLINCPVCGDADVKKAVMAPRVGTKANRQMAVQPPATPPGSGEPSPELIRKMLADIAAKQAEILPQSRWVGRDFADAARAIHEGRSAEDLIHGQASPEEAEALRDDGIAAMPLLVPIVPPEAAN, encoded by the coding sequence TTGATCGTTTTCGATCTTTGTTGCGCCGGCGACCACCGGTTCGAAGCCTGGTTCGCGAACAGCGACAGCTTTGGTGACCAGCAGACGCGCGGGCTGATCAATTGCCCCGTGTGCGGCGATGCCGACGTCAAAAAGGCGGTCATGGCGCCGCGCGTCGGCACCAAGGCCAACCGGCAGATGGCCGTTCAGCCGCCAGCCACGCCGCCGGGTTCGGGCGAGCCATCGCCCGAACTGATACGCAAAATGCTTGCCGACATCGCCGCGAAACAGGCCGAAATATTGCCGCAGTCGCGCTGGGTCGGCCGCGATTTCGCCGACGCCGCGCGTGCGATTCACGAAGGGCGCTCGGCCGAGGATTTGATCCACGGCCAGGCCTCGCCCGAAGAGGCGGAGGCGCTACGCGACGACGGCATCGCCGCGATGCCCCTGCTCGTACCGATCGTGCCGCCCGAGGCGGCCAATTGA
- the aroB gene encoding 3-dehydroquinate synthase translates to MESLTVELGSRSYPILIGDGLIRDIGEHVAPLLKRPRTMIVTDTHVADHYLIPLGTALAMADISFSSFVLDPGESTKSWAGLARLTEWLIGEGVERGDHVIALGGGVIGDLVGFACSIVKRGCNFIQVPTTLLAQVDSSVGGKTAINVPAGKNLIGAFHQPALVVIDPTTLETLPRRELGAGYAEVVKYGLIDDATFFGWCEANGAALLAGDSEARHKAIAQGVAAKARIVAADERETQDIRALLNLGHSFGHALEAETGYSDRLLHGEAVAAGMVLAHQFSAAKGLCTPEDAVRVRDHLASVDLPHSLASAGVNTGGAELADHMAHDKKVRGGKLPLILTRGIGRSFVTDEYGLDAVAAFLDGQRAA, encoded by the coding sequence ATGGAAAGCCTGACCGTCGAGCTCGGCAGCCGCAGCTATCCGATATTGATCGGCGACGGGCTGATCCGCGATATCGGCGAACATGTCGCGCCGCTACTGAAGCGTCCGCGCACAATGATCGTCACCGACACGCACGTCGCCGACCATTATCTGATCCCGCTCGGCACCGCGCTGGCGATGGCCGACATCTCCTTCTCCTCCTTCGTCCTCGACCCGGGCGAAAGCACGAAAAGCTGGGCGGGGCTCGCGCGCCTGACCGAATGGCTGATCGGCGAAGGCGTCGAGCGCGGCGATCATGTCATCGCTCTCGGCGGCGGTGTGATCGGCGACCTCGTCGGTTTCGCTTGCTCGATCGTCAAGCGCGGCTGCAACTTCATTCAGGTGCCGACCACACTGCTCGCGCAGGTCGACAGCAGCGTCGGCGGGAAGACCGCGATCAACGTCCCCGCGGGCAAAAACCTTATCGGCGCCTTTCACCAGCCCGCGCTCGTCGTGATTGATCCGACGACGCTCGAAACGCTGCCGCGCCGCGAACTGGGGGCCGGCTATGCCGAGGTCGTCAAATATGGGCTGATCGACGACGCCACCTTCTTCGGCTGGTGCGAGGCGAATGGCGCCGCACTGCTCGCGGGCGATAGCGAAGCCCGGCACAAGGCGATCGCTCAGGGCGTCGCGGCCAAGGCGCGCATCGTCGCCGCCGACGAGCGCGAGACGCAGGACATTCGCGCGCTGCTCAACCTCGGCCACAGCTTCGGCCATGCGCTCGAGGCCGAGACGGGCTATTCGGACCGGCTGCTCCACGGCGAAGCCGTCGCCGCCGGCATGGTCCTCGCGCACCAGTTTTCGGCTGCGAAAGGGCTTTGCACGCCGGAGGATGCCGTGCGCGTGCGCGATCACCTCGCGAGCGTCGATCTGCCGCACAGTCTTGCGAGCGCGGGCGTCAACACGGGGGGCGCCGAACTCGCAGATCATATGGCGCACGACAAAAAGGTGCGCGGCGGCAAGCTGCCGCTGATCCTGACCCGCGGCATCGGGCGAAGCTTCGTCACCGACGAATATGGCCTCGATGCGGTGGCGGCGTTCCTCGACGGACAGCGCGCCGCATAG
- a CDS encoding shikimate kinase — MSRNPKSLAPMTAGPIPASIRERSIVLVGLMGSGKSTVGRRLAQRLGMRFADADDEIERAADTSISDIFERFGEAHFRDGERRVIARLLAGKPMVLATGGGAFINDETRALILRGSLCIWLDADIATLVERVGRRSHRPLLKNRDPGEVLRDLAAVRNPIYAEAHLRVSSASTPHDHTVRAILEALSKWEDPQWKA, encoded by the coding sequence ATGTCGCGAAACCCGAAAAGCCTGGCCCCGATGACCGCGGGGCCCATCCCCGCGTCGATCCGCGAGCGGTCGATCGTGCTCGTCGGTTTGATGGGCTCGGGAAAATCGACCGTCGGCCGCCGCCTCGCGCAGCGGCTCGGCATGCGGTTCGCTGATGCCGACGACGAGATCGAACGCGCCGCCGACACCAGCATTTCCGACATTTTCGAGCGGTTCGGCGAGGCGCATTTCCGCGACGGCGAACGCCGCGTTATCGCCCGGCTTCTGGCCGGAAAGCCGATGGTGCTGGCGACCGGCGGCGGCGCTTTCATCAACGACGAAACGCGCGCGCTGATCCTGCGGGGCAGCCTTTGCATCTGGCTCGACGCCGATATCGCGACGCTCGTCGAACGCGTCGGCCGCCGCAGCCACCGCCCGCTGCTCAAGAACCGCGACCCCGGCGAGGTGCTCCGCGACCTCGCGGCAGTCCGCAATCCCATCTATGCCGAGGCGCATCTTCGCGTCAGTTCGGCAAGCACGCCGCACGACCACACGGTGCGCGCGATCCTGGAGGCCCTGTCAAAGTGGGAAGATCCGCAATGGAAAGCCTGA
- a CDS encoding Flp family type IVb pilin yields the protein MKFIKKFVRDTKAATAIEYGLIAALIAVAGIAAMGAVGNSVGNTFNKVSTKLDEKNA from the coding sequence ATGAAGTTCATCAAGAAGTTCGTCCGCGATACCAAAGCCGCCACCGCCATCGAATATGGCCTGATCGCGGCCCTGATCGCCGTCGCCGGCATCGCGGCAATGGGCGCCGTCGGCAACAGCGTCGGCAACACCTTTAACAAGGTTTCGACCAAGCTCGACGAAAAGAACGCCTAA
- a CDS encoding methyltransferase domain-containing protein, translating to MSQPPRPLFSPARHRAQRDRMARLPASANFLAPLIAETLLDRLAMVTREFPRTLLIGAHDAALADHLSATGTDLTIAEAGPRLAARAGAVAVEADAIDLPFASFDLILWPGGLDSINDVPGALVRLRALLAPDGLLLGAFVGDGSLPRMRRAVMADGVRSIARLHPQIDLAAMGNLLQRVGFTLPVVDVDALTVRYGDWFALVRDIRAAGLSSRLAPAPPSLTREEAARIAAAFAAQADPDGRIGETFRLIHFSGWAPHPDQPQPARRGSGTASLAEALKPKT from the coding sequence ATGTCGCAGCCTCCCCGCCCGCTCTTCTCCCCGGCCCGTCACCGCGCCCAGCGCGACCGCATGGCCCGCCTGCCCGCGTCGGCCAATTTTCTTGCGCCGCTGATCGCCGAAACCCTGCTCGACCGGCTGGCAATGGTGACGCGCGAATTTCCGCGCACATTGCTGATCGGCGCGCATGATGCCGCGCTCGCCGATCATCTGAGCGCGACCGGCACCGATCTCACTATCGCCGAGGCGGGACCGCGCCTCGCCGCCAGGGCCGGCGCCGTCGCGGTCGAGGCCGACGCCATCGACCTGCCCTTTGCCAGTTTCGACCTCATCCTCTGGCCCGGCGGGCTCGACAGCATCAACGATGTGCCTGGCGCACTCGTCCGCCTCCGCGCGCTGCTGGCGCCCGACGGCCTGTTGCTCGGCGCCTTCGTCGGCGACGGCAGCCTGCCCCGGATGCGCCGCGCGGTGATGGCGGACGGGGTGCGGTCGATCGCGCGGCTGCATCCCCAGATCGACCTCGCCGCGATGGGCAATTTGCTCCAGCGCGTCGGCTTCACCCTGCCCGTCGTCGATGTCGACGCGCTGACGGTGCGCTATGGCGACTGGTTCGCCCTGGTGCGCGATATCCGCGCGGCGGGCTTGTCGAGCCGGCTCGCGCCCGCGCCCCCGTCCTTGACGCGCGAAGAGGCGGCGCGGATTGCAGCGGCTTTCGCGGCCCAGGCCGATCCCGACGGCCGCATCGGCGAAACATTCCGCCTTATCCATTTCAGCGGCTGGGCGCCGCATCCCGACCAGCCGCAACCCGCGCGGCGCGGCAGCGGCACCGCCTCGCTCGCCGAGGCATTGAAGCCAAAGACCTAG